Proteins encoded together in one Coffea arabica cultivar ET-39 chromosome 2c, Coffea Arabica ET-39 HiFi, whole genome shotgun sequence window:
- the LOC113725570 gene encoding uncharacterized protein isoform X4, translated as MTGADKSSDLLKELERLLDSDPLMDEVGFIHPSQLAELRKEAGSTSRDRLMGSAQTEANTFDLVFWSREHKLGISTTALLPLYKAAKHAFMEAIRQYQTLTDLQRERDDSKDVNASTFTSSSISILETDVMKHSRALLLLSCDFGTAWNCRKLVVSKLELLHTYMDELNLSSLVLSYAPKSERAWNHRRWVIKMIAGKCPNLQEIIERESEFVEKLAERSKMNYRAWNHRCWLVSYMSGEQVLHELNKSRDWAGLHVADNSCFHYRTRLLLKILEGYDDQNSAAPSATNFHELWKELDWVATLIKCYVGREEGKYIKNFMVRCGHISLSLMGHFRKLDGGIEVNFSSLTWPYSCSKCRILSRSNLSFMVLTFDRRLDLIVGLPFLDIS; from the exons ATGACCGGAGCTGACAAGTCGTCTGATTTATTGAAGGAACTGGAGCGTTTGTTGGATTCAGACCCCTTGAT GGATGAAGTAGGGTTTATTCATCCATCACAGCTTGCTGAACTTCGTAAAGAGGCCGGTAGTACTTCAAGGGACAGGCTCATGGGATCTGCACAAACAGAAGCTAATACTTTTGATTTAGTTTTTTGGAGCAGAGAGCATAAGTTGGGAATCTCTACCACTGCTCTTCTTCCGTTATACAAAGCAGCTAAACATGCATTCATGGAAGCAATAAGACAATATCAGACTTTAACTGACTTGCAGAGAGAAAGAGATGATTCAAAAGATGTCAATGCATCAACATTTACTTCATCTTCCATAAGCATTCTGGAGACTGATGTGATGAAGCACAGCCGGGCTCTTCTGTTGTTAAGCTGCGATTTCGGCACTGCTTGGAATTGCAG GAAATTAGTTGTTTCCAAGCTGGAGCTACTTCATACTTATATGGATGAACTTAATTTGTCAAGTTTGGTTCTTTCTTATGCACCAAAAAGTGAACGTGCGTGGAACCATCG GAGGTGGGTGATCAAGATGATTGCTGGAAAGTGTCCAAATCTGCAAGAGATTATTGAAAGAGAATCTGAGTTTGTTGAGAAATTAGCTGAG AGGTCAAAAATGAATTATCGTGCATGGAATCACCGCTGCTGGTTGGTTTCTTACATGTCTGGAGAGCAG GTACTACATGAATTGAACAAGTCCCGAGATTGGGCTGGCCTTCATGTTGCTGATAACTCGTGCTTTCACTACCGTACA CGGTTATTGCTCAAGATCTTAGAGGGTTATGATGACCAAAATTCTGCTGCACCTTCAGCCACGAATTTTCATGAATTGTGGAAG GAACTTGATTGGGTTGCTACATTGATAAAGTGCTACGTGGGAAGAGAG GAGGGAAAGTACATCAAAAACTTTATGGTTAGATGTGGGCATATATCTCTGTCTTTGATGGGGCACTTCAGAAAACTGGATGGAGGCATTGAAGTCAATTTCAGCAGCTTGACCTGGCCTTATTCTTGTTCCAAGTGCAGGATTCTGTCTAGGTCTAATTTATCGTTTATGGTTCTTACTTTTGACAGAAGGCTGGATCTGATCGTGGGTCTTCCATTTCTTGACATCTCATGA
- the LOC113725570 gene encoding uncharacterized protein isoform X3, which yields MTGADKSSDLLKELERLLDSDPLMDEVGFIHPSQLAELRKEAGSTSRDRLMGSAQTEANTFDLVFWSREHKLGISTTALLPLYKAAKHAFMEAIRQYQTLTDLQRERDDSKDVNASTFTSSSISILETDVMKHSRALLLLSCDFGTAWNCRKLVVSKLELLHTYMDELNLSSLVLSYAPKSERAWNHRRWVIKMIAGKCPNLQEIIERESEFVEKLAERSKMNYRAWNHRCWLVSYMSGEQVLHELNKSRDWAGLHVADNSCFHYRTRLLLKILEGYDDQNSAAPSATNFHELWKKELDWVATLIKCYVGREEGKYIKNFMVRCGHISLSLMGHFRKLDGGIEVNFSSLTWPYSCSKCRILSRSNLSFMVLTFDRRLDLIVGLPFLDIS from the exons ATGACCGGAGCTGACAAGTCGTCTGATTTATTGAAGGAACTGGAGCGTTTGTTGGATTCAGACCCCTTGAT GGATGAAGTAGGGTTTATTCATCCATCACAGCTTGCTGAACTTCGTAAAGAGGCCGGTAGTACTTCAAGGGACAGGCTCATGGGATCTGCACAAACAGAAGCTAATACTTTTGATTTAGTTTTTTGGAGCAGAGAGCATAAGTTGGGAATCTCTACCACTGCTCTTCTTCCGTTATACAAAGCAGCTAAACATGCATTCATGGAAGCAATAAGACAATATCAGACTTTAACTGACTTGCAGAGAGAAAGAGATGATTCAAAAGATGTCAATGCATCAACATTTACTTCATCTTCCATAAGCATTCTGGAGACTGATGTGATGAAGCACAGCCGGGCTCTTCTGTTGTTAAGCTGCGATTTCGGCACTGCTTGGAATTGCAG GAAATTAGTTGTTTCCAAGCTGGAGCTACTTCATACTTATATGGATGAACTTAATTTGTCAAGTTTGGTTCTTTCTTATGCACCAAAAAGTGAACGTGCGTGGAACCATCG GAGGTGGGTGATCAAGATGATTGCTGGAAAGTGTCCAAATCTGCAAGAGATTATTGAAAGAGAATCTGAGTTTGTTGAGAAATTAGCTGAG AGGTCAAAAATGAATTATCGTGCATGGAATCACCGCTGCTGGTTGGTTTCTTACATGTCTGGAGAGCAG GTACTACATGAATTGAACAAGTCCCGAGATTGGGCTGGCCTTCATGTTGCTGATAACTCGTGCTTTCACTACCGTACA CGGTTATTGCTCAAGATCTTAGAGGGTTATGATGACCAAAATTCTGCTGCACCTTCAGCCACGAATTTTCATGAATTGTGGAAG AAGGAACTTGATTGGGTTGCTACATTGATAAAGTGCTACGTGGGAAGAGAG GAGGGAAAGTACATCAAAAACTTTATGGTTAGATGTGGGCATATATCTCTGTCTTTGATGGGGCACTTCAGAAAACTGGATGGAGGCATTGAAGTCAATTTCAGCAGCTTGACCTGGCCTTATTCTTGTTCCAAGTGCAGGATTCTGTCTAGGTCTAATTTATCGTTTATGGTTCTTACTTTTGACAGAAGGCTGGATCTGATCGTGGGTCTTCCATTTCTTGACATCTCATGA
- the LOC113725570 gene encoding uncharacterized protein isoform X2, producing the protein MTGADKSSDLLKELERLLDSDPLMDEVGFIHPSQLAELRKEAGSTSRDRLMGSAQTEANTFDLVFWSREHKLGISTTALLPLYKAAKHAFMEAIRQYQTLTDLQRERDDSKDVNASTFTSSSISILETDVMKHSRALLLLSCDFGTAWNCRKLVVSKLELLHTYMDELNLSSLVLSYAPKSERAWNHRRWVIKMIAGKCPNLQEIIERESEFVEKLAERSKMNYRAWNHRCWLVSYMSGEQVLHELNKSRDWAGLHVADNSCFHYRTRLLLKILEGYDDQNSAAPSATNFHELWKELDWVATLIKCYVGREALWLYRRFLSLTWIKHFTTQVHSNSFGSCPKNIMNVEVFMSNELQLCHYCSSIPDNDFEDYQAQATFSATYIMWITRQVGGSLQVELRKKLEANGLKTLVNNVCPEKSFLWNTFSESI; encoded by the exons ATGACCGGAGCTGACAAGTCGTCTGATTTATTGAAGGAACTGGAGCGTTTGTTGGATTCAGACCCCTTGAT GGATGAAGTAGGGTTTATTCATCCATCACAGCTTGCTGAACTTCGTAAAGAGGCCGGTAGTACTTCAAGGGACAGGCTCATGGGATCTGCACAAACAGAAGCTAATACTTTTGATTTAGTTTTTTGGAGCAGAGAGCATAAGTTGGGAATCTCTACCACTGCTCTTCTTCCGTTATACAAAGCAGCTAAACATGCATTCATGGAAGCAATAAGACAATATCAGACTTTAACTGACTTGCAGAGAGAAAGAGATGATTCAAAAGATGTCAATGCATCAACATTTACTTCATCTTCCATAAGCATTCTGGAGACTGATGTGATGAAGCACAGCCGGGCTCTTCTGTTGTTAAGCTGCGATTTCGGCACTGCTTGGAATTGCAG GAAATTAGTTGTTTCCAAGCTGGAGCTACTTCATACTTATATGGATGAACTTAATTTGTCAAGTTTGGTTCTTTCTTATGCACCAAAAAGTGAACGTGCGTGGAACCATCG GAGGTGGGTGATCAAGATGATTGCTGGAAAGTGTCCAAATCTGCAAGAGATTATTGAAAGAGAATCTGAGTTTGTTGAGAAATTAGCTGAG AGGTCAAAAATGAATTATCGTGCATGGAATCACCGCTGCTGGTTGGTTTCTTACATGTCTGGAGAGCAG GTACTACATGAATTGAACAAGTCCCGAGATTGGGCTGGCCTTCATGTTGCTGATAACTCGTGCTTTCACTACCGTACA CGGTTATTGCTCAAGATCTTAGAGGGTTATGATGACCAAAATTCTGCTGCACCTTCAGCCACGAATTTTCATGAATTGTGGAAG GAACTTGATTGGGTTGCTACATTGATAAAGTGCTACGTGGGAAGAGAG GCTTTATGGCTCTATCGCCGCTTTCTATCATTGACTTGGATTAAGCATTTTACAACTCAAGTTCACAGCAATTCTTTTGGTTCCTGTCccaaaaatataatgaatgtcGAAGTATTTATGAGTAATGAGCTACAATTGTGTCATTACTGCTCAAGTATTCCTGATAATGACTTTGAGGACTATCAAGCACAAGCAACCTTTTCTGCTACTTATATCATGTGGATTACAAGG CAAGTTGGTGGCTCTTTGCAAGTAGAGCTTCGAAAGAAGCTGGAAGCAAATGGATTGAAGACACTGGTAAACAATGTCTGCCCAGAGAAGTCCTTCCTGTGGAATACTTTCAGCGAAAGCATCTAA
- the LOC113725570 gene encoding uncharacterized protein isoform X1, whose product MTGADKSSDLLKELERLLDSDPLMDEVGFIHPSQLAELRKEAGSTSRDRLMGSAQTEANTFDLVFWSREHKLGISTTALLPLYKAAKHAFMEAIRQYQTLTDLQRERDDSKDVNASTFTSSSISILETDVMKHSRALLLLSCDFGTAWNCRKLVVSKLELLHTYMDELNLSSLVLSYAPKSERAWNHRRWVIKMIAGKCPNLQEIIERESEFVEKLAERSKMNYRAWNHRCWLVSYMSGEQVLHELNKSRDWAGLHVADNSCFHYRTRLLLKILEGYDDQNSAAPSATNFHELWKKELDWVATLIKCYVGREALWLYRRFLSLTWIKHFTTQVHSNSFGSCPKNIMNVEVFMSNELQLCHYCSSIPDNDFEDYQAQATFSATYIMWITRQVGGSLQVELRKKLEANGLKTLVNNVCPEKSFLWNTFSESI is encoded by the exons ATGACCGGAGCTGACAAGTCGTCTGATTTATTGAAGGAACTGGAGCGTTTGTTGGATTCAGACCCCTTGAT GGATGAAGTAGGGTTTATTCATCCATCACAGCTTGCTGAACTTCGTAAAGAGGCCGGTAGTACTTCAAGGGACAGGCTCATGGGATCTGCACAAACAGAAGCTAATACTTTTGATTTAGTTTTTTGGAGCAGAGAGCATAAGTTGGGAATCTCTACCACTGCTCTTCTTCCGTTATACAAAGCAGCTAAACATGCATTCATGGAAGCAATAAGACAATATCAGACTTTAACTGACTTGCAGAGAGAAAGAGATGATTCAAAAGATGTCAATGCATCAACATTTACTTCATCTTCCATAAGCATTCTGGAGACTGATGTGATGAAGCACAGCCGGGCTCTTCTGTTGTTAAGCTGCGATTTCGGCACTGCTTGGAATTGCAG GAAATTAGTTGTTTCCAAGCTGGAGCTACTTCATACTTATATGGATGAACTTAATTTGTCAAGTTTGGTTCTTTCTTATGCACCAAAAAGTGAACGTGCGTGGAACCATCG GAGGTGGGTGATCAAGATGATTGCTGGAAAGTGTCCAAATCTGCAAGAGATTATTGAAAGAGAATCTGAGTTTGTTGAGAAATTAGCTGAG AGGTCAAAAATGAATTATCGTGCATGGAATCACCGCTGCTGGTTGGTTTCTTACATGTCTGGAGAGCAG GTACTACATGAATTGAACAAGTCCCGAGATTGGGCTGGCCTTCATGTTGCTGATAACTCGTGCTTTCACTACCGTACA CGGTTATTGCTCAAGATCTTAGAGGGTTATGATGACCAAAATTCTGCTGCACCTTCAGCCACGAATTTTCATGAATTGTGGAAG AAGGAACTTGATTGGGTTGCTACATTGATAAAGTGCTACGTGGGAAGAGAG GCTTTATGGCTCTATCGCCGCTTTCTATCATTGACTTGGATTAAGCATTTTACAACTCAAGTTCACAGCAATTCTTTTGGTTCCTGTCccaaaaatataatgaatgtcGAAGTATTTATGAGTAATGAGCTACAATTGTGTCATTACTGCTCAAGTATTCCTGATAATGACTTTGAGGACTATCAAGCACAAGCAACCTTTTCTGCTACTTATATCATGTGGATTACAAGG CAAGTTGGTGGCTCTTTGCAAGTAGAGCTTCGAAAGAAGCTGGAAGCAAATGGATTGAAGACACTGGTAAACAATGTCTGCCCAGAGAAGTCCTTCCTGTGGAATACTTTCAGCGAAAGCATCTAA
- the LOC113725570 gene encoding uncharacterized protein isoform X5 — translation MGSAQTEANTFDLVFWSREHKLGISTTALLPLYKAAKHAFMEAIRQYQTLTDLQRERDDSKDVNASTFTSSSISILETDVMKHSRALLLLSCDFGTAWNCRKLVVSKLELLHTYMDELNLSSLVLSYAPKSERAWNHRRWVIKMIAGKCPNLQEIIERESEFVEKLAERSKMNYRAWNHRCWLVSYMSGEQVLHELNKSRDWAGLHVADNSCFHYRTRLLLKILEGYDDQNSAAPSATNFHELWKKELDWVATLIKCYVGREALWLYRRFLSLTWIKHFTTQVHSNSFGSCPKNIMNVEVFMSNELQLCHYCSSIPDNDFEDYQAQATFSATYIMWITRQVGGSLQVELRKKLEANGLKTLVNNVCPEKSFLWNTFSESI, via the exons ATGGGATCTGCACAAACAGAAGCTAATACTTTTGATTTAGTTTTTTGGAGCAGAGAGCATAAGTTGGGAATCTCTACCACTGCTCTTCTTCCGTTATACAAAGCAGCTAAACATGCATTCATGGAAGCAATAAGACAATATCAGACTTTAACTGACTTGCAGAGAGAAAGAGATGATTCAAAAGATGTCAATGCATCAACATTTACTTCATCTTCCATAAGCATTCTGGAGACTGATGTGATGAAGCACAGCCGGGCTCTTCTGTTGTTAAGCTGCGATTTCGGCACTGCTTGGAATTGCAG GAAATTAGTTGTTTCCAAGCTGGAGCTACTTCATACTTATATGGATGAACTTAATTTGTCAAGTTTGGTTCTTTCTTATGCACCAAAAAGTGAACGTGCGTGGAACCATCG GAGGTGGGTGATCAAGATGATTGCTGGAAAGTGTCCAAATCTGCAAGAGATTATTGAAAGAGAATCTGAGTTTGTTGAGAAATTAGCTGAG AGGTCAAAAATGAATTATCGTGCATGGAATCACCGCTGCTGGTTGGTTTCTTACATGTCTGGAGAGCAG GTACTACATGAATTGAACAAGTCCCGAGATTGGGCTGGCCTTCATGTTGCTGATAACTCGTGCTTTCACTACCGTACA CGGTTATTGCTCAAGATCTTAGAGGGTTATGATGACCAAAATTCTGCTGCACCTTCAGCCACGAATTTTCATGAATTGTGGAAG AAGGAACTTGATTGGGTTGCTACATTGATAAAGTGCTACGTGGGAAGAGAG GCTTTATGGCTCTATCGCCGCTTTCTATCATTGACTTGGATTAAGCATTTTACAACTCAAGTTCACAGCAATTCTTTTGGTTCCTGTCccaaaaatataatgaatgtcGAAGTATTTATGAGTAATGAGCTACAATTGTGTCATTACTGCTCAAGTATTCCTGATAATGACTTTGAGGACTATCAAGCACAAGCAACCTTTTCTGCTACTTATATCATGTGGATTACAAGG CAAGTTGGTGGCTCTTTGCAAGTAGAGCTTCGAAAGAAGCTGGAAGCAAATGGATTGAAGACACTGGTAAACAATGTCTGCCCAGAGAAGTCCTTCCTGTGGAATACTTTCAGCGAAAGCATCTAA